GTCTGCGTATTTTTGTTTATTGGGATATTGTTTTTGCCGGCTAAGACCGATTTTGAGACAGGGAAGGGAGGGCAGTTCAAATCTGCCAGCTATGACTATGAATTGGACATGCATATTCAGAATATCAAAGGTTTCTTTACTTATATAAAGGAGAACCCTGACCTTGGAGAGTTTGTCCCTGGCCAGTCGTATGCGAATCGGATTGCGGGCAAGGCGTGGAAAAGCTTGCTTTTGGTTGCTCCAACCTTGATTTTGGCCTATATTTTAGGCGTATTGAAAGGGATCTTTGATTTCAGGATGCAAAAAAAGAAGCTGAATTTTCTTGGCAATGGAACGACGTGGCTGTTCATCTCGATGCCAGATCTCTTTTTCATTATCATCATTCAGATTGGCCTGATGTTTTTATATGAAAAAGGTTTGTTTTTCCATGTGACGTTATATGGAAGTGAAAAGCTGGAAACCTATGTGGTTGGGATTCTATTTCTGCTGATTTATCCTGTTTTCTATCTTGCCAATATCACCAATGTAAGTCTGCAGGAGCAGGAAGGAAATGATTACATCCGAACCGCGAAATCAAAAGGAACTCCAGGCATGAAAATATTGTTCGTACATATCTTGAAGAATTCGTTTCCTAAGATTCTGGCGCATGGAAATACAATCACTCTTTATGTATTATCGAACCTGTTTATCGTTGAAAAATTGATGGATTTTCAAGGCGCGGCGGATGGGCTGTTTAGCGCGGTGCTGAGGGGCACTGGCTTCAGGGTCGGGATGGAAATGATGGTCGACGGAATTTCGGCGGCCGGTTATACTGTCTTTTTTGCCACAATCATTTTGGTTTCGAATCTGGTCACGCAGATTTCCAAGAGTCTTGTCACCCCGGCTTCACAGGAGATGAATCATGAATAAATCATTATTATTTGGCCTGACGATTATATCTTTTCTATTGGTAATTGCATTCATAGCACCATATCTTCCATTTGTGGATACATCGTTGAAAGAAACTGTGATGAAGCAAAAAGAAGGTGGAGGATTCGAGCTTCCTCCGTTTGCACCATCTGCTGATTTCCCGATTGGCTCTGATGCAAACGGTAAAGATTTATTGAGCAGGGTGCTTTTGGGTACGAAAGAAACGCTGTTAACGATTCTCGCCATCGTCCTGATTCGTTACATCATCGCAATTCCGCTGGCGATGGCCAGTTTTTATACGAAAATCTTCCATCGCATACTGGTCATGTGGAATCGATTGTTCTCATTCATGCCACCGATTTTCTTTGTCATCTTGATTATTGGCACACCATTCGTTACTTTTTCCGATAATCGATATCTTTGGATCATGCTTGTGCTCGCTCTTATTGAAGCTGGCAGGGTTGCTGATATCTTTTACCAGGGAATGGTCGACATTTCAAAGAAACCTTATGTGGAGGCAGGGATTGTCTCAGGCTCATCGGCTTTGACGATGCTGAAAAATTACTATTGGCCGCCCCTAAGGCCGTTTTTCATCGTCCAATTTTTCTCCGACCTTGGGAGAACATTATTCCTCATCGGCCAGCTTGGAATCGTGGGGATTTTCTTGAGTGTTGAATTCGTTTCCCAGCTCAGTGGAGTGTATAAGGCGATGAACGCCTCCAATGCTTGGCCGACCTACTTCGCGGAGATTACCCATCACATCTGGTCACACCCATGGCTGCCGATTACCGGTACCGTCGCCATTGGTATTACGATATTAGCCTTCTCGATGACCAGCAGCGGACTGCAGCAATATTTTGATAAAAAGTATAAAAGAGCATAATTGAGGGGGAGGTGTAAAAGGCACTTCTCCCCTTTTGTTTAAAAATGGGTGATTTAGTTTATCTATTTATGTAACCTTTTGAACGGAACTCCTGACAAATAGATAAAGAGTTTTTTCAACAGGAGGGACGGACAATGAAAAAAATATTGATGGTATTGCTGATGGGTTTGCTGGTAACCGGCTGTGGAACGGAAAACCAGGTTTCGAATAATGACCAGGATCAAGGAGGTGCCGGAATCGTGGCAGGAGAAATGGCTGCAAGTTTGACAGAGGAAAGTCCGTTGATTTTTCAATATGAAGTGAAGAATCAGACGGAAGAAGAAGTGGTTCTCGAATTCACGAGTTCACAAAGATACGATTACTCGGTAAAAACGAAGGATGGCAAAGAGGTTTTTCTGTTCTCAAGCGTTGCGTCTTTTTTACAGGCACTGGGAGAAGAGACTGTGAAGCAGGGGGAGTCGTTGACATATGATATTGACCTTCATGAGCTTAACCTTGAAAAAGGAGATTATATTCTGACCGCCTGGATGACTCCGAAAGACGGCAAGAAATACGAAGTATCGAAGGAATTTACTGTCGAGTAAAAGTAAGTACATTCAAAATCAGGAAAGCGGATGGATTTTTCCTCCGCTTTTTTTTATTTAAGGAATTCAAATAAAGCAATAATAATGGAGACCGAGCTGATTCCCGTTCCTACAATCCATTTAATCAGTTGAACCTGACTTTTGCTTACGGTTTGTTCCAGATCAGAAGTAGTCACAAATTCTTTCTCAGCCAGCATCTTTTCCATTAAAATCCTGACATCGCTATTGTCCAGCTGATTTTGTACTGTCTCCTGAAAGTTCTCTTGTAAGCTCTCTAGTTCCTCTATTTTCATTTCTAATTCTTTTATTTTTATCTCCAATTCATCCATTAAATGACCTCCTTCTTTGTCCTTTTCCAATATTCTATTCGTAAAATAAGCTGGTGTTGAGGTTTCCGGCTGAATGCAGTGCCCAAATTTTAAAAACGTAGGCAAGTTCCCCAAACTATTTGCCTAAAATAACATACGGTGATTAGGAATGGTGTAAACACCCAAAGGAGAAAGGAGAACATTCATGTACAGACATCCAATTAGGACACCTTTTTTACCACAGGCAAGAACATTTGGAACGGGTGGTTTTAGCCCATTGGCAGCTGGATTGATTGGGGCAGGACTAGGATATTTGGGAGGAGAAATACTAGACGGGCCGGACGTTGGCGGATTTGGTTATCCAGGGGGATTTGGATACCCAGCAGGCCCAGGATCATATTCCGGATATCAAGGAACACCAGGGTACGCAGGGTATGGATATCAAGGAATACCAGGATATGCAGGGTATGGATCTCAGGCGAGCCCATGGAATGGAAGTTATGGATACCAGGGCAACCCTGGATTTGGCGGACCTGGATATTATACTCCGAGACCTGCCGGATTTGGCTGGTAAAAAATATATTATTAGGCCGGAGCTTTTCGCAATCCGGCCTTTAATATGATAAAATCTGACTTAGCTAATTCACAGCAAAGGACGGAAATGATGAGCAAAACGATACCTGTTAAAAAGAATGATTATATAGATGTTGAGTTTGAGGATTTGACGCATGACGGAGCGGGTGTAGCCAAGGTTGATGGCTATCCAATTTTTGTTCAGGGCGGACTTCCTGGTGAAAAAGCAACCATCAAAGTGACCAAGGTGAACAAGGGGTACGGTTTTGGGCGCATGATGGAGATTCTTGAAAGAAGTGCGTTCCGGGTAGAGTGTCCGGCTGAAGATGCCCATAAATATGGTGGCTGCCAGTTGCAGCATATTAGCTATGAGGGGCAGCTAAAGTATAAAGAAAACCAAGTGACGCAAGTGCTGACGCGGATCGGCAAGCTTGAGGATGTTGTGGTACATCCGATTTTGGGAATGGACAACCCATGGCATTACCGGAACAAAGCACAGGTGCCGGTTGGTGAGAAGGACGGGAAGCTGATTGCAGGCTTCTTCAAACCGCGCAGCCATGAAATTGTTGATACGAATGAAAGCCTGTTGCATCTCCAAGAAATCAACGAGGCAATCAAGGCGGTGAAAGAAATCGCCAGCGAGCTGGGCATTCAGCCATATAATGAGGAAAACCATAAAGGTGTCCTTCGCCACATCATGGCCCGTTACGGAAGACAGACTGGTGAACTGATGGTGGTGATTGTGACCAGGACAAATGAGATTCCTCAGCAAAAGAAGCTGGTGAATGAAATCGTCGCAAGGCTGCCTAAGGTAAAATCAATCGTCCATAACGTGAACTCGAAGAAAACAAATGTCATCATGGGAGACAAAACGGAGGTTCTCTGGGGCAGCGAGGTCATTTATGACTATATCGGTGACATCAAGTTCGCGATTTCCGCCCGTTCTTTCTATCAGGTCAACCCTGAGCAGACAAAGGTCCTCTACGACAAAGCACTTGAATATGCTGAACTTACAGGCGAAGAATCCGTGATTGATGCCTACTGCGGCATCGGCACGATTTCGTTATTTTTAGCGCAAAAAGCAAAAAAGGTATTCGGTGTCGAAATCGTTCCCGAAGCCATCGAAGACGCAAAAAGAAACGCCGAATTGAACGGAATTGCGAACGCTGATTTCGCAGTCGGTGAAGCCGAAACAGTTATTCCGGCATGGTACGAAGAAGGCAACAGCGCCGACGTATTGGTCGTCGACCCGCCGCGAAAAGGCTGTGACGAGGCATTGCTGCAAACCATCATTGACATGAAACCGAAGAAGGTTGTGTATGTATCATGTAACCCGGCCACCTTAGCCAGGGACCTTCGAATTCTAGAGGATGGCGGGTACAAGACAGTAGAAGTACAGCCAGTTGATATGTTCCCCCAGACAACACACTGTGAAGCTGTCGCGAAAATCGTATTAGCATAAATTTGTGAGCCTTATCCTTTGGTGGATAAGGCTCTTTTTGTGGTGATTATTTGACTGATTAAATGATAGACCTCTTCCCGAATGAGAGGAAGAACTGTCCCATGTTTCATGCTTAAAGCCATCCATTTATAATAACTCCCCAGTAGGAAATACTGTAAAAATAAATGGTAAAATGGGGGACAAAATCATGCCGGAATTGCCAGAGATGGAAACATATAAAACATTGCTGGGGTCATTGATAGGTGGGCAAAAAGTTTCGAATGTTGAGGTTGGGCGTGAAAAGTCTATTAACGTACCGGTTGACGGGTTTACGAGACAAGTTTCAAATCAAGCTGTAAAAACAATTACTAGAAGGGCAAAATATTTAGTTTTTCAATTACAGGATGGCAAATGTTTATTGTTACACCTGATGCTTGGCGGTTGGATGTTTTTTGGCAAAGAGGAAGATAAACCAAACAGGACGATTCAAGTAAAGCTATCATTCGGCGAACAGCACTTATTTTTCATTGGACTGCGATTAGGCTACCTGCATCTTTTATCACCTGAAGAGGTCCAGGAAGAGTTCAAAAAACTGGGGCCTGAAGTGCTAGATCCTGATTTCACATTAGATGCCTTTCATCAAATCATGCAAAAACGAAGAGGAACAATCAAAACAACATTAATCAATCAAGAAGTGCTAGCTGGAATAGGGAATGGGTATTCCGATGAAATTCTTTGGCATGCAGAGATTCGCCCTGATAAAAAAATCAATGATCTTGACGATCAACAACTATCACGGCTGTATCATTCAATTCAATTTATCCTTAGAAGAGGAATACAACAAGGAGGTTATATGGAAAACCCGCTATATAAAGGAGATGGCAAAACAGGGGGCTATCAATTTTATGTTTATGACAGAGAAGGTGAACCATGCTCTCGTTGCAATGCTTCCATTATAAAAAGTGAAATCTCTTCACGAAAAACTTACTTTTGTCCTAATTGCCAACAATAGATTAAATTTTGTAAATACACATCGTGACTGCTGTGAAATTAGAGAGTCTTATCCCATAGCGGATAAGGCTCTTTTAGTTAGTCTGTTTTATTTCCATCTTTTGGTGTGTTATATTGGTGTGAGTCATTAGAAGCCCTGAAGGAAAGGGCTAACATAAATGGGAGTGAACTGAATTGGATAGTATCATTTTTGATTTGGATGGAACCATTTGGGATCCGATAGACACTGTACTTAGTGCATGGAACGGCGTTATACGAAAAAGTAATCTTATAAATAGTGAATTAACCCGCATGGATTTTGAAGGTACGATGGGTTTACAGATGAATGAAATAAGCAGGAAACTTTTTCCCACTTTAAATGATACAGAACGACAAAATCTAGTAAAAGAACTTTGCGAAGTAGAACAATCTCTCTTAGAAGAAAACGGAGGGGTTCTTTTTCACAATGTAGAGAATGTCCTGAAGGAGCTCTCTCAAAAATACAAACTATACATCGTCAGTAACTGCCAAGATGGGTACATAGAAGCTTTTTATAAGTCTCATAGACTTGAAAAGTATTTTTTAGACTTTGAAAACCCAGGTAGAACGGGTCTATCAAAAGGTGAGAATATTAACTTAGTTATTGAAAGAAATAACTTATCAAGCCCAGTTTATGTGGGGGACACACAAGGAGACTTAGAAGCAGCCAGATTTGCTAAGATTCCCTTTATTTATGCTGAATACGGATTTGGCCAAGTAAGTGAATATGATATGAAAATTAAAAGTTTTGAAGAACTTTTAAGAGTATTCTAGTGGATGGTTAACGAATATTTGAAGTCAACACTATTTAAATCCGTACATAAAGGAAGGGTAAAGTATGAAGAGAATACCTTTTATTTTAATGATGGTTTTGCTGGTCATGGCTGCAGGCTGCTCACAGGCTGAAGTGAAGAATGATATGCCACCAGCAAACGAGGAAGAAAATCAAACTGTTGATCCTGACTTAGATAACAACAACGAAGAGGAAGCGCAACCGTCAGAAACAGATGGTGCTTCAGATGAACAAGTCTCAGAGAATATGAATATCGACGAGTACCTGAATGCGCACTATAAAATTGATGGGACGCATTATGAAACGGACGTATGGAAAAGTGACTCAGGAATGACGAACTATACAGTTAAATTGCTGCCAAATTCGGAAGAGTACAGTCATGAAATCAACGAAAAACTTCAGGATGGACATACGAAGAGTTATGAAGAAACTGAAGTGATGTTCAATAAGGCGAAACAGATCATGGATGAATTGCCTGAAGTTAAAAACAAGAGTCGCGTGGATTCAGTCAGTTGGGTCTCCTATGATGGTGAATTCAAAGTCGTCCTGATCCAGGATTTCGAAAACAGTGAACATCAGGCGGACGAGGAAGCGTTATCTAACTATACAAGTAATCAAATTGAGTATGCTCGGGTTTGGCTGCAACTAGCACCCAATCAGGAAATCGATGAATTGAATGTCCAGCACATTCCAGCTGGAGAGAAACTGAATCCTGACGATGAAACAAGCGCAAGTTATCCGGAGGATGTCATCCAGTTGGGAGGTTCTCGGTTGGTGGATGGCTCCGTGACTTATAGTGGTAATGGAGACGGCACGATCAATGTGTACAATGTCCCTCTGCGCTGGGATGGTAAATACCCAGCTGGGAAAAAATTTTATAATGAGATCATTCAAAGTACAAAGCTCGTCCCTATCGATACTGGAGACGATCAGGAGGTCATACGGCTGATAAAATTGCTGAAGATTCATTAAGTTAAATCGCGAATTTGTTTTACAGCCTGTAATTATGGAAGTGAGGGTTTTATATGAGAGTAATCGGAATTGATTTATCAGGTCCAAAAAATCATAAGGATACCGTTCTCACTATTTTTAAACAAGAGGGAAATCACCTGCAATTGGTTAAGTGGGCAAATAACTTAAGCGATCAGAACATATTGAGAGAGATTTATGAACAAAGCCAATTAGATGAGGTAATAATCGGAATTGATGCACCATTGTCTTATCAAGACGGTGGAGGAGATAGAGAAAGTGACCGGGAACTAAGAAAGTTTATTGTGAATTTAGGGATGAGATCGGGGTCAATCATGCCGCCAACCTTAAATAGAATGGTGTATTTAACATTAAGAGGAATAAAACTAAGTAGAGAAATAGAGAATCTAAACGCCGCGTATCCCATTTCTTTAGTGGAAGTACATCCAGGGCCGTAATTGGGTCGAGACTGTCCAAACAAAATATTGAATATGTGTTGGCATACAAACAAGGACATTCAGCTAGAAGTTTTATTCGGAATTGGCTTATGGAGCAGGGACTTACTCAATTACCTATTGAAGTGGAAGTAGAAAGCCATTCGATCGATGCATGTGCTGCTGCGTTAGGTGCATGGCATTGGAAGGCTCCTTTGTATAATGCAAAATGGATCTACCGTGCTTGCCTTCCGCTGCATCCTTATGACTATTGCTGTTAAATTCAGCGGCAGTTGGCCGTGAGTATTGGAAATACGTTGGGTTCAGTTGTTATTTCTGTAGTATTCATTGCGGTTACCTCAATTAATTCCATCTTTAGATTTCAACCATGGTAATAATGTAATGAGTAAATTTAGGCAAAACAAGATGGAATGGAGGAGGTCAGTATATGGATGCTTTATATATTGTTGAAAGAATTAATGATCTGTTCAATATAACGAATAAGAAAATCTATTCAAGTGAATCGGGAATTACTTACCAGGCAGATCAAAGGATTAAGAAATTGGGATACTGTGTTAACCTAACACTTGAAACGATTGAGGAAGCAAGGATTCATGGTGTTGATATGATGGTGACACACCACGATGCCTGGGATGAAATATTTGGGTTGAAAGAGGCATGCGTAGAAAAACTAGCTGAATATGGCATTAGTCACTACTATAATCATCTGCCACTTGATGACTGTAACTTTGGGACAAATGATAGTCTATTAGGAAAATTGAATTTAGAACCTGTTAAAAGAACCCACGAATGGGAAGGGTTATATTTTGGAAGAATCGCAGAGTATGATGAAGAAATCGAATTTAATGACTTAGTAAAAAAGATGGAACATTTGCTTGAAGAACCAGTTAAATCTTGGAGGTTTAATGATAAAACGGTAAAGCGAGTGGGCTTGGTTTGTGGCAATGGAGCGCCAACAGCTTGCCTTAAGGAAGCTGTTGAAAATGATTGTGATGTATACATTACAGGTGAATGTAATTTGTATACGATTCAATATGCTCAGTTTAAAGGGATGAATCTGATCATTGGCAGTCATACCTTCACAGAATTCTTTGGAATTGAAAGTTTGGCAATGAAACTAAATGAGAATATAAAAGAACTTGAAGTAGTGAGACTTAATGAAGAGCATTATGAGACGAATATAAAATAAGTATATAAATGAGAGAACATGGAGTTCTTTTCTTATATTTCCGCTCACTAAAAAAGTAATGACTTACCAGACCTTATGTGTTGCTACTTCCCTGCGGCGTCCCTGAAGTGTGTAGCACAACCTATAACCAAGAAAGGCAATACCAATTGGGAGTTGTCTTTTTTTATGCCTTTTAAAGAACAAAAACAGTTTTACTCGTTCGGCGATTCATAACAATAATTCCAAGATTCTAAAGCTTGACCTCCTTCACAGCTTCTACCTCCATTTATGTTCTAAGACAAACGTGGATTTTCTCCTACGTTTCCTGATAGTCCAATCCTCTGTAAAGAAATTCCCATAAGATATTGTGTTCTCAATAAAAAATAAGGGAGTGAGATTATTGAGAGATAAAGAGAATCACAATAAGGATTTTTCGGCGAATATTAGCAATTGTTCAAACAGAAACGTAGTACCGGATGTGAATTTTGATGCAAGGATAAGCAAGGTACCTGTAGTTTTAGCTGAAATTGAAGTAAGTACCTCGGTAAAAGCTGACATTACTTTTCCAGAAGACGTGCTGGAAATCAAGGATATCAAAAAACGAGTAGTCCTTGTTCAATGTCGTTTGCTGGTGCCAACCAATCAGCTATTCATTAAAGGATATGTAGAAAAAAATATCAGATACGCTGCTG
This portion of the Mesobacillus sp. S13 genome encodes:
- a CDS encoding BsuPI-related putative proteinase inhibitor, which codes for MKKILMVLLMGLLVTGCGTENQVSNNDQDQGGAGIVAGEMAASLTEESPLIFQYEVKNQTEEEVVLEFTSSQRYDYSVKTKDGKEVFLFSSVASFLQALGEETVKQGESLTYDIDLHELNLEKGDYILTAWMTPKDGKKYEVSKEFTVE
- a CDS encoding ABC transporter permease subunit, translated to MNKSLLFGLTIISFLLVIAFIAPYLPFVDTSLKETVMKQKEGGGFELPPFAPSADFPIGSDANGKDLLSRVLLGTKETLLTILAIVLIRYIIAIPLAMASFYTKIFHRILVMWNRLFSFMPPIFFVILIIGTPFVTFSDNRYLWIMLVLALIEAGRVADIFYQGMVDISKKPYVEAGIVSGSSALTMLKNYYWPPLRPFFIVQFFSDLGRTLFLIGQLGIVGIFLSVEFVSQLSGVYKAMNASNAWPTYFAEITHHIWSHPWLPITGTVAIGITILAFSMTSSGLQQYFDKKYKRA
- the rlmD gene encoding 23S rRNA (uracil(1939)-C(5))-methyltransferase RlmD — its product is MSKTIPVKKNDYIDVEFEDLTHDGAGVAKVDGYPIFVQGGLPGEKATIKVTKVNKGYGFGRMMEILERSAFRVECPAEDAHKYGGCQLQHISYEGQLKYKENQVTQVLTRIGKLEDVVVHPILGMDNPWHYRNKAQVPVGEKDGKLIAGFFKPRSHEIVDTNESLLHLQEINEAIKAVKEIASELGIQPYNEENHKGVLRHIMARYGRQTGELMVVIVTRTNEIPQQKKLVNEIVARLPKVKSIVHNVNSKKTNVIMGDKTEVLWGSEVIYDYIGDIKFAISARSFYQVNPEQTKVLYDKALEYAELTGEESVIDAYCGIGTISLFLAQKAKKVFGVEIVPEAIEDAKRNAELNGIANADFAVGEAETVIPAWYEEGNSADVLVVDPPRKGCDEALLQTIIDMKPKKVVYVSCNPATLARDLRILEDGGYKTVEVQPVDMFPQTTHCEAVAKIVLA
- a CDS encoding Nif3-like dinuclear metal center hexameric protein, producing MDALYIVERINDLFNITNKKIYSSESGITYQADQRIKKLGYCVNLTLETIEEARIHGVDMMVTHHDAWDEIFGLKEACVEKLAEYGISHYYNHLPLDDCNFGTNDSLLGKLNLEPVKRTHEWEGLYFGRIAEYDEEIEFNDLVKKMEHLLEEPVKSWRFNDKTVKRVGLVCGNGAPTACLKEAVENDCDVYITGECNLYTIQYAQFKGMNLIIGSHTFTEFFGIESLAMKLNENIKELEVVRLNEEHYETNIK
- a CDS encoding HAD family hydrolase, which produces MDSIIFDLDGTIWDPIDTVLSAWNGVIRKSNLINSELTRMDFEGTMGLQMNEISRKLFPTLNDTERQNLVKELCEVEQSLLEENGGVLFHNVENVLKELSQKYKLYIVSNCQDGYIEAFYKSHRLEKYFLDFENPGRTGLSKGENINLVIERNNLSSPVYVGDTQGDLEAARFAKIPFIYAEYGFGQVSEYDMKIKSFEELLRVF
- a CDS encoding DUF429 domain-containing protein: MRVIGIDLSGPKNHKDTVLTIFKQEGNHLQLVKWANNLSDQNILREIYEQSQLDEVIIGIDAPLSYQDGGGDRESDRELRKFIVNLGMRSGSIMPPTLNRMVYLTLRGIKLSREIENLNAAYPISLVEVHPGP
- a CDS encoding ABC transporter permease subunit yields the protein MVYFKKAIEQFVLWIVCVFLFIGILFLPAKTDFETGKGGQFKSASYDYELDMHIQNIKGFFTYIKENPDLGEFVPGQSYANRIAGKAWKSLLLVAPTLILAYILGVLKGIFDFRMQKKKLNFLGNGTTWLFISMPDLFFIIIIQIGLMFLYEKGLFFHVTLYGSEKLETYVVGILFLLIYPVFYLANITNVSLQEQEGNDYIRTAKSKGTPGMKILFVHILKNSFPKILAHGNTITLYVLSNLFIVEKLMDFQGAADGLFSAVLRGTGFRVGMEMMVDGISAAGYTVFFATIILVSNLVTQISKSLVTPASQEMNHE
- the mutM gene encoding bifunctional DNA-formamidopyrimidine glycosylase/DNA-(apurinic or apyrimidinic site) lyase, with the translated sequence MPELPEMETYKTLLGSLIGGQKVSNVEVGREKSINVPVDGFTRQVSNQAVKTITRRAKYLVFQLQDGKCLLLHLMLGGWMFFGKEEDKPNRTIQVKLSFGEQHLFFIGLRLGYLHLLSPEEVQEEFKKLGPEVLDPDFTLDAFHQIMQKRRGTIKTTLINQEVLAGIGNGYSDEILWHAEIRPDKKINDLDDQQLSRLYHSIQFILRRGIQQGGYMENPLYKGDGKTGGYQFYVYDREGEPCSRCNASIIKSEISSRKTYFCPNCQQ